The Haloplanus sp. CK5-1 genome contains a region encoding:
- a CDS encoding acetyl-CoA carboxylase biotin carboxylase subunit — protein MFHKVLVANRGEIAVRVMRACEELGVRTVAVYSEADKHAGHVRYADEAYNVGPARAADSYLDQDAILAAARKAGADAIHPGYGFMAENAAFAERVEASELVWIGPPASAMERLGEKTKARSVMADAGVPVVPGTDPIDDPADVEAFADEHGYPVAIKAEGGGGGRGMKIVEGPDEIEDRLAAAKREGEAYFDNDSVYLERFLDAPRHIEVQIVADHHGNVRHLGERDCSLQRRHQKIVEEGPSPALSDDLRERIGTAAREGIADTDYTNAGTVEFLVQDDEFYFLEVNTRIQVEHPVTEWITGIDIVKTQLRVAAGETIGFEQDEVAIDGHAMEFRINAENAADDFAPATGRLDTYDPPGGIGVRVDDAVRQGDEIGGDYDSMIAKLIVHAGDREECLARAERALQEFEVEGIHTVVPFHRLMLTDERFTAGTHTTNYLDRELDPERIDRAVERWGRDEDDTDADADADADTDEEVSEREFTVEVNGKRFEVNLEERGAPEIPTGGGSGGDRMERPDAATDDDAGGSAAAAEGERIEAEMQGTILSVEVAAGDEVAAGDVVLVLEAMKMENDVVAENGGTVAEVLVGEGESVDMGDPLLVLE, from the coding sequence ATGTTCCACAAGGTCCTCGTCGCCAACCGGGGCGAGATCGCCGTTCGGGTCATGCGGGCCTGCGAGGAGTTGGGGGTCCGGACGGTCGCCGTCTACAGCGAGGCCGACAAACACGCCGGGCACGTCCGGTACGCGGACGAGGCGTACAACGTCGGCCCGGCGCGGGCGGCCGACTCCTATCTCGATCAGGACGCGATACTGGCGGCCGCGCGCAAGGCCGGTGCCGACGCCATCCACCCGGGTTACGGCTTCATGGCCGAGAACGCGGCCTTCGCCGAACGCGTGGAGGCGAGCGAACTCGTCTGGATCGGTCCGCCGGCCTCGGCGATGGAACGCCTCGGCGAGAAGACGAAGGCCCGCAGCGTGATGGCCGACGCCGGCGTTCCGGTGGTCCCCGGGACCGATCCCATCGACGATCCCGCGGACGTCGAGGCGTTCGCGGACGAACACGGCTACCCCGTCGCGATCAAGGCCGAGGGCGGCGGCGGCGGTCGGGGCATGAAGATCGTCGAAGGCCCCGACGAGATCGAAGACAGACTCGCGGCCGCCAAGCGGGAGGGCGAGGCCTACTTCGACAACGACTCCGTCTACCTCGAACGCTTCCTCGACGCCCCGCGGCACATCGAGGTGCAGATCGTCGCCGACCACCACGGCAACGTCCGACACCTCGGCGAACGGGACTGCTCGCTCCAGCGTCGTCACCAGAAGATCGTCGAGGAGGGACCGAGTCCGGCGCTCTCGGACGACCTCCGCGAGCGGATCGGGACGGCCGCCCGCGAAGGCATCGCCGACACCGACTACACCAACGCCGGCACCGTCGAGTTCCTCGTCCAGGACGACGAGTTCTACTTCCTCGAAGTCAACACCCGCATCCAGGTCGAACACCCCGTCACCGAGTGGATCACGGGCATCGACATCGTGAAAACCCAGTTGCGGGTCGCCGCGGGCGAGACGATCGGCTTCGAACAGGACGAGGTGGCTATCGACGGCCACGCCATGGAGTTCCGCATCAACGCCGAGAACGCCGCCGACGACTTCGCGCCCGCGACCGGGCGACTCGACACGTACGATCCGCCGGGCGGCATCGGCGTCCGCGTCGACGACGCGGTGCGACAGGGGGACGAGATCGGCGGCGACTACGACTCCATGATCGCGAAACTGATCGTCCACGCCGGCGACCGCGAGGAGTGTCTCGCCCGCGCCGAACGCGCGCTGCAGGAGTTCGAGGTCGAGGGCATCCACACGGTCGTCCCGTTCCACCGACTGATGCTCACCGACGAGCGCTTCACCGCAGGCACCCACACGACGAACTACCTCGATCGGGAACTCGATCCCGAGCGCATCGACCGCGCGGTCGAGCGCTGGGGACGGGACGAGGACGACACCGATGCCGATGCCGACGCCGACGCCGACACGGACGAGGAGGTGAGCGAACGCGAGTTCACAGTCGAGGTCAACGGCAAGCGGTTCGAGGTGAACCTGGAGGAACGCGGTGCTCCCGAGATTCCGACCGGTGGTGGCTCCGGCGGCGACCGGATGGAACGTCCCGACGCCGCCACCGACGACGACGCGGGCGGATCGGCCGCCGCCGCCGAGGGCGAACGGATCGAGGCCGAGATGCAGGGCACCATCCTCTCGGTGGAGGTAGCCGCGGGCGACGAGGTGGCCGCGGGCGACGTCGTCCTCGTGTTGGAGGCGATGAAGATGGAGAACGACGTGGTCGCCGAGAACGGCGGCACCGTCGCCGAGGTGCTCGTCGGGGAAGGCGAGAGCGTGGACATGGGCGATCCGTTGCTCGTTCTCGAATGA
- the asd gene encoding aspartate-semialdehyde dehydrogenase — MSVRVGILGATGAVGQRFIQLLDGHPTFELAALTASEDSAGKPYRKAAKWRVDSPIPVDVAEMTVRSTDPDAVPDDVDLLFSSLPSSVAVDVEEDFAREGYVISSNSSNDRLAEDVPLTIPEINPGHLDLIEVQRDERGWDGALVKNPNCSTITMIPPLAALDEFGLDRVDVTTLQAVSGAGYSGVTSMEIIDNALPHIGGEEDKMETESRKLLGDFDGAELTWHDVDVAASCNRIPTLDGHLENAFVDLADDPDVGEVADAMREFPGVDLPSAPNQLIHVFDDPERPQPRLDRMRGKGMQICVGGIQSTTHGVKFDCLAHNTIRGAAGASLLNGELLVENGYL; from the coding sequence ATGTCAGTACGAGTCGGCATCCTCGGTGCGACCGGTGCGGTCGGACAGCGATTCATCCAACTCCTCGACGGCCACCCTACCTTCGAACTCGCGGCGCTCACGGCGAGCGAGGACAGCGCGGGCAAGCCATACCGGAAGGCGGCGAAGTGGCGGGTCGACTCGCCCATCCCCGTCGACGTGGCGGAGATGACCGTCCGTTCGACCGACCCGGACGCGGTTCCGGACGACGTCGACCTCCTCTTCTCGTCGCTCCCCTCGAGCGTCGCCGTCGACGTCGAGGAGGACTTCGCCCGCGAGGGCTATGTCATCTCGTCGAACTCCTCGAACGACCGCCTCGCCGAGGACGTGCCCCTGACCATCCCGGAGATCAACCCCGGTCACCTCGACCTGATCGAGGTACAGCGCGACGAGCGCGGCTGGGACGGCGCGCTGGTGAAGAACCCGAACTGCTCGACGATCACCATGATCCCGCCGCTCGCGGCACTCGACGAGTTCGGCCTCGACCGTGTCGACGTCACCACCCTGCAGGCCGTCTCCGGGGCCGGCTACTCCGGGGTTACCTCCATGGAGATCATCGACAACGCCCTCCCGCACATCGGCGGCGAGGAGGACAAGATGGAGACCGAGTCCCGGAAACTGCTGGGTGACTTCGACGGCGCCGAACTCACGTGGCACGACGTCGACGTCGCCGCCTCGTGCAACCGCATCCCGACACTCGACGGCCACCTGGAGAACGCCTTCGTCGACCTCGCCGACGACCCCGACGTCGGCGAGGTGGCAGACGCGATGCGGGAGTTCCCCGGCGTCGACCTGCCCAGCGCCCCCAACCAACTCATCCACGTCTTCGACGACCCCGAACGCCCCCAGCCTCGGCTGGACCGGATGCGCGGGAAGGGGATGCAGATCTGCGTCGGCGGGATCCAGTCGACCACCCACGGCGTCAAGTTCGACTGCCTCGCACACAACACCATCCGCGGCGCGGCCGGCGCGAGTCTGCTGAACGGCGAACTGCTCGTCGAGAACGGCTACCTGTAG
- a CDS encoding amidohydrolase family protein has product MHVEGTVLRGQEFDPIEGRVVIEEGRIVAVEETATDSDAIVCPAFVNAHTHVGDSIAKEAGGGLSLDELVAPPDGLKHRLLRAASTDETVAAMRRSLRFMERSGTAATVEFREGGVAGVRAIRRALDGLDLRAVVLGRESIDAMHEGDGFGASGARDADFADERAATREAGKPFGIHAGERDADDLDPAMDLDPTFLVHVVHPDPHHLDRIEREGMPVTVCPRSNLVTGVGVPPIRELLDRTTVALGTDNVMLNSPSMFREMEFAAKVGGVDADDVLRMATVNGADLAGLDCGLIEAGRTAKLLVLDGDSDNLCGARDPVRAVVRRAGVDDVTRVVV; this is encoded by the coding sequence ATGCACGTCGAGGGAACCGTCCTGCGCGGCCAGGAGTTCGATCCGATCGAGGGACGGGTCGTGATCGAGGAGGGAAGGATCGTCGCCGTCGAGGAGACGGCGACCGACTCGGACGCCATCGTCTGTCCCGCCTTCGTCAACGCCCACACGCACGTCGGCGACTCCATCGCCAAGGAGGCGGGCGGCGGCCTCTCGCTCGACGAACTCGTCGCGCCGCCGGACGGCCTCAAACACCGCCTGCTCCGCGCGGCCTCGACCGACGAGACGGTCGCAGCCATGCGACGCTCGCTCCGGTTCATGGAACGGTCTGGGACGGCCGCGACCGTCGAGTTCCGCGAGGGCGGCGTCGCCGGCGTGCGGGCGATCCGGCGCGCCCTCGACGGACTCGACCTCCGCGCGGTCGTCCTCGGACGGGAGTCGATCGACGCGATGCACGAGGGGGACGGCTTCGGTGCCAGCGGTGCCCGCGACGCCGACTTCGCCGACGAACGGGCCGCCACCCGCGAGGCGGGGAAACCGTTCGGCATCCACGCCGGCGAACGCGACGCCGACGACCTCGATCCCGCGATGGACCTCGATCCAACCTTCCTCGTCCACGTCGTCCACCCCGACCCCCACCACCTCGACCGGATCGAACGCGAAGGGATGCCGGTCACCGTCTGCCCGCGGTCGAACCTCGTCACCGGCGTCGGCGTGCCGCCGATCCGGGAGCTGCTCGATCGGACGACGGTCGCACTGGGCACCGACAACGTCATGCTCAACAGTCCGTCGATGTTCCGCGAGATGGAGTTCGCGGCGAAGGTCGGCGGCGTCGACGCAGACGACGTCCTGCGGATGGCGACGGTCAACGGGGCCGACCTCGCCGGCCTCGACTGCGGTCTGATCGAAGCGGGGCGTACGGCGAAACTGCTCGTCCTCGACGGAGACTCGGACAACCTCTGTGGGGCGCGCGACCCGGTCCGGGCGGTGGTCCGGCGGGCGGGCGTCGACGACGTGACGCGGGTCGTGGTGTGA
- a CDS encoding biotin--[acetyl-CoA-carboxylase] ligase — MTDTRRHLLDALSAADAPVSGPVLADRLGVSRAAVWKHVEALRDAGFDIESGAAGYAVASAPDYGAAAIEFGLDAPYAVEYHDRLPSTNDRARDLAAEGVTDTVVVAGEQTGGRGRLDRAWHSPPGGVYASLLCRPDRPPAHVPTFTLAAAVAVTRACREAGVDAVIKWPNDVLLAGDERKLAGILTEMEGEADRVSWLVVGIGTNVDVDAADLPEDATSVRAEGGTADRRRFCRRVIEAFHALRADPEAVLPAWRDHAVTLGRSVRVETPAGDVTGEAVDVRFPGSLVVRTDDGERVVHAGDCEHLRPGSA; from the coding sequence ATGACCGACACCCGCCGTCACCTGCTCGACGCGCTCTCGGCGGCCGACGCGCCGGTGTCCGGACCGGTCCTCGCCGACCGTCTCGGCGTCTCGCGGGCGGCCGTCTGGAAACACGTCGAGGCGCTGCGGGACGCGGGGTTCGACATCGAGAGCGGGGCGGCGGGGTACGCCGTCGCGTCGGCCCCCGACTACGGCGCGGCGGCCATCGAGTTCGGCCTCGACGCTCCCTACGCCGTCGAGTACCACGACCGCCTCCCCAGCACGAACGACCGGGCGCGGGACCTGGCGGCCGAGGGCGTGACCGACACCGTCGTCGTCGCCGGCGAGCAGACGGGTGGTCGGGGACGCCTCGACCGGGCGTGGCACTCCCCACCTGGCGGCGTCTACGCGAGCCTCCTCTGTCGCCCGGACCGACCGCCGGCCCACGTCCCCACGTTCACACTCGCCGCCGCGGTAGCCGTCACCCGCGCCTGTCGGGAAGCCGGCGTCGACGCGGTCATCAAGTGGCCCAACGACGTGTTGCTGGCGGGCGACGAGCGGAAACTGGCGGGTATCCTGACGGAGATGGAGGGGGAGGCCGACCGCGTCTCGTGGCTGGTCGTGGGTATCGGTACGAACGTCGACGTCGACGCCGCCGACCTGCCGGAGGATGCGACGAGCGTCCGCGCGGAAGGTGGAACCGCCGACCGCCGGCGCTTCTGTCGGCGGGTGATCGAGGCGTTCCACGCCCTCCGGGCCGACCCAGAGGCGGTCCTCCCCGCGTGGCGGGACCACGCCGTGACGCTCGGTCGGTCGGTCCGCGTCGAGACGCCCGCCGGCGACGTCACCGGCGAGGCCGTCGACGTCAGGTTTCCGGGGTCGCTCGTCGTCCGCACCGACGACGGGGAACGGGTCGTCCACGCGGGCGACTGTGAACATCTCCGGCCGGGGTCGGCCTAA
- a CDS encoding cyclophilin-like fold protein, with protein MSDSEFTVAVDGTEVTATWLEESPETRRAIADALPLSGEATRWGDELYFRIPVDVDAEEPRATVEPGTIAYWPRGSALCLFWGPTPASTGSELTAASPVNVVAQLEDLSPLTSLPDGAGATVRLSE; from the coding sequence ATGTCAGATTCGGAGTTCACCGTCGCAGTCGACGGCACCGAGGTGACGGCAACGTGGCTCGAAGAGAGCCCGGAGACACGACGAGCGATCGCCGACGCCCTGCCGCTGTCGGGGGAGGCGACGCGCTGGGGTGACGAACTCTACTTCCGGATCCCCGTCGACGTGGACGCCGAGGAGCCACGGGCGACGGTCGAACCGGGGACGATCGCCTACTGGCCGCGGGGCTCGGCGCTGTGTCTGTTCTGGGGGCCGACGCCGGCGAGTACGGGGTCCGAGCTGACGGCGGCGTCGCCGGTGAACGTCGTGGCGCAGTTGGAGGACCTCTCGCCGCTGACGAGTCTCCCCGACGGGGCCGGCGCGACGGTGCGGCTCTCGGAGTGA
- a CDS encoding universal stress protein gives MEPYDRILVPTDGSDGVERAIDHAVEVAAIHDATIHGLYVLSTDAYAGLAMESSWESVDELLREDAEAAVARVHELADEGDAGVGVETVVVEGKPSREIVRYAEDEGCDLIVMGTHGRGGIDRLLLGSVAESVIRASSVPVTTVPVDG, from the coding sequence ATGGAACCGTACGATCGCATCCTCGTCCCCACCGACGGCTCCGACGGCGTCGAGCGAGCCATCGACCACGCCGTCGAGGTGGCGGCGATCCACGACGCCACGATCCACGGGTTGTACGTCCTCAGCACGGACGCCTACGCGGGACTGGCGATGGAGTCGTCGTGGGAGAGCGTCGACGAGTTGCTCCGGGAGGACGCGGAGGCGGCGGTCGCTCGGGTCCACGAACTCGCCGACGAGGGGGACGCGGGCGTCGGCGTCGAAACGGTGGTCGTGGAGGGAAAGCCGAGTCGGGAGATCGTCCGGTACGCCGAAGACGAGGGCTGTGATCTGATCGTGATGGGAACCCACGGCCGCGGGGGTATCGACCGCCTCCTCCTGGGGAGTGTCGCCGAGAGCGTCATCCGGGCGTCGTCGGTGCCGGTGACGACCGTCCCCGTGGACGGTTAG